Within the Epinephelus lanceolatus isolate andai-2023 chromosome 22, ASM4190304v1, whole genome shotgun sequence genome, the region AAAATGAAGACAGTGGCTGTATCTGACTCTGGACTGTATTACTGTGTTGTTTACAGCAGTGGACAGACATTTTTCACCACCACACATTTAAATGTTGAAGGTAAGAGTATTATATAATCCATGTCTTTAAAAATTTTCTAATTTAATAAGTGATCTTAAAGAACCCATGTGACTAATTGATTTTCATAACGAGAGTGATACAATTTTTTCCAACTAAAATCAAGAgtaaatatttttgaaagacagtgatgatgatgatgatgatgatgatgatgacagaaaGTCTAAAAGTAAAATTTTTTTCATTGTGTAGATTCACTGCTGGTGAttttaagatataaaaaaaCAGTATGCTAACTCATTCAATTTAATGGTTTCACGGTTCTCAAGTGTAAAATAGAGTCTCACTGTATCATCTTTCTTTCTTCAGAGTCTGATGATGTAACAAAGCTGATGAGTGTGATCCTGGGCGGTCTGACTGCTGTTCTCCTAACAGTCATCATTGGTCTGGTTGTTACAATCAGGAAACTTCAGAAAGGTACTTTCTAATAGTTCCTGTTTctatcttgtttcattttttattctacATTTCTAATGTTGTGTGAATTAGAGCTTTGATCCTCTGCCCAAACCTGATTGGACCAGACCCTGCTGGGCTCAGAACAGGCTGTAATTTCTGATCATTCTCTCGGCTTGAGTCAGATCAGGTTCTCTAAAGTGAATTTCCTGCTGTTAGAGCTTTCTATTTATGTATGAATTAACAAACAGTTAATAAGTTTCACTCTCACTGCGCCTGTTGCTGAGGATATTTAAAGAACACACTCTGTGTCACAAATGTCTGGTACAGCACTGAAAAGACTTTACTTTACAAtagcttgtaataaatgttAAACACGCACACAAAACAAATTACAGTGGAAACTCAGGTTTGCTGCCGTGGTTTGGGCTCAGGTCGTGCTTGAACAGAAATATGCGGATACGTGTCAGGTCGGCCTGATTCTTTGGGCCTGATCAAAGCTCTAGTGTCGatatatattaaaatacaaaattccATGTTGCCAAAACAGAATGACAGTTAAGTTTTAGGACAATGATTGTCAGTTACCTGATTGCACATATTGTCTCTGTCATTCAGCTGCCAGTGAAGAACAGAATCCACCACAGCATGAggtaaatcagtgtttttatttacttaatttTTAATTATGTGTTGTCGTCCAAGGAGAGCATTTGACATTTCTCTACATTTAGCTTGGACAGACAAGTGACTGTAGATATTGTGTTTTACAGAATCTGGGCTCTGATGATCTGAAAGACGCAGCAGTGAGTTTGTATTTACCAACAGTGAGGAACAGGAGGCCTGCATCACAGAGAGAAGTGGAGACTCATGTTATTTATGCTGCCCGCAGATAGACTCAGAGAGGAACTGATGCTTTTATCACATTAATCTGCTGCTGTGTTCTTTTGAGGCTGGATGGGAGGAGTTACTAttctttaatgtaaaaaaaaaaagtcaaatgaaaTCAATAAACATGATCTTTGTCAGAGTGCtttactctctctgtctctctctctctctctctctctctctctctctctctctctctgcgttTTGCTATCTGATTTGGTGACTGTCAATAAACAACAGATAGATGGAGGTCTGCAGCAGTGGAGGAGTGACTGAGGTACACCTCACTCGTTTGACAGGTAGAGACAGCACAGTGTGGTCTGAGAACAGCTGAGGTGAACATCATGAGGCCTGTTAGATCAGAGCTCTGTGAGAATAAAAGTCTTCATGAAGCAGTGAATACTGGCTGACTGTGATCACATTCTACACTTTTGTAAAACGTCAATGTTGAAACTGGATCTTTTAACTGTGATGTCAATGTGTCACATGCCTGAATTAAAAATACGATATATTTAAAAAGATTTCTGGTTGTATTTATGAATATGGGAATTTCTGATGCTCATTGTTGCACTTTGCACTGTGGTGACACACAGCACTGTCTGCATCAGGGAGATATCTGTACCTTTacaccactgacaggctcaggcaCTACTTTATCTTCACATAATGTAAAGGCATGTTAAGGCATGACAGTTCACAGCAGAGCTACAGCAGGTGCAGCTCCCATCCATCTCCACTGTCATATGTTTTCTCAGTGTAGCTGCCTGCGTGTTACCTGACAAATGTCAAACCCTTGTTCCTAACTACTTATTTAGAAAAATAATCACATGACTGTAACACACTGTACTGTAACAACTCAACAATAGAAAGACATTAGTTTCATTACTTGTTACATGTGCTAGTGCTGTAACTCTGCACAGCTGACCAATCACTGCATGAAATAAGTGTGAATGGTTTCAGAGAGTTACAGAAAGTGTCACACTCCGATCCCCCCAATCAGACGTCAGAAAGCTGTTTCACAACACAACACTCACAAGAGACCACATGTACTGTATCAATTTTGCTGAGACATTTCTAATTTCTATAACCAAAATAGCGAGGCTCAGTGATCGACTGCTGGGAGTATGTGAGTATGTATGGATATGTAGAGCAGTGGAAACACAGATCTTCACACTCAAACACCACACACCTAATCAAGTCTTCCTGCTAACAGGCACTGTATGTTAGATTTTGATAATACATGACGTAACTCTGAGGATGAATTAGGGATGAACGATTATATCATTATCCTTATTTGTATCTGTATCTTCTCAgccaactaaattatctgtatccgTGTCTGTACCCAGAATGGGTGGGGTTTAAATCAGAAGTAGGTGTGGCTTAAATTAGAAATGGGTAACCTAACCAGAATTTGAGCATAGTGTTatttcaggcaggacatgatgtcaagctcagctcacatcccagctacatcagctgatctcatgCAGCCAAtcagctgatggagcagctgacagatcacatgattcctttctatgcaactattggcgaatctcattcaggatgccctatttaaactgctctggcctgcctactgttgctgcttcctctgcaagctgctttgcaacctgcctccaccccagctcctccttttcatgctgtgtctgacttatcaatgtcatttctgtttgtcattgatgctgctctgttctgttcccggggtctttgctgctgctctccctgccttaggctttctacAGTATGTaagcgcatggaagggcagagagatgtgctctctccgcctcaTGCTTTCCATGCAGGcatgtggaagaggctttctgcgtaggccagaggaaaggcagagaggccccagaacagagccataccgccaaatatactagtactgcaaatggaaataaagttttctttgactaaagtgttcctgaccaAAGCCTGAAACTGATATCAGATGATCAAAACTTggtatatttattatttattacaaaACTATTTCCAAAACAATCTGAGAATTGAGCTTAAGATCATTTTTGATCACAGGAGAAAGACACTGAACACAGCTACccaaattactttttttcattgAGATAATACTCATACTCATAAAAAGAACATTATCTGTGCCTGATAGTATTTTCATCTAAGAATATAactaaaacacagacacagaacttTGATTCATGGATtcataactggacttttaacaGTATTAACTTTGTCCATAGgccacaacacaacaaaatggaaaataacaacaataaacacaatcaaaagagacaaaaaagataCAATTTAACTGCAGAGACAAGCAtaaatatcaaggaaaaaatATCAAGTGCAGCAAACAGAACAAAACTGGTTTGCAGCCGGACCGCAGAGCGTTGTGGCTGGTGGAATTTTCCCTCCTGGTTCCATAATATTCAAGATGACAGCAAAGATCACAACAACAGGGATAAACAAGAATAATTTCTCGTAttgtgcctaactttagtgAATCATAACACATTGGGTAtgaaattaatctgcagatgctccggTTTAAAATGAGACCAAATTTCTCCATTGATGTCACTTCTTGAACCACAACAAGGTAAAAGGTGTCCTGCAACAGACTTGCTGGTtcagaggagtgaggagtcagcagtcagtgacggtatgaaaaagtcaataaaacagaGTTTTAACTGAAACCATGAGAAGTCCTTGAGCAGACTGCCACACAATAtttggctgattggtccagGAGTTTGCGAGACAagctacacatgcacacatggccAACTGCATAATTCCCTCCAGGCTTACGCCTGGTGGAGATAATTACGTAGTTCAGTTGTCATGGATACCAATGGCTTCttcagaacaaaaacacatgaccAGCATCTGTGTGGCAAACCACTAAAGTCTGTGAATAGACAACACATAGAAAAAATGAAGTTTATCACTTACACAGCGTGACAATGTGAAGCTTcagatacagacacaaacatgcatCTTTCAGTCATTACATGAGTTTAAACTTTGTTGGTCTTTATGTTCTTCTTACCTGGGCCTGTTAGTTTCCCAGTGGGTTTGCTGTGCAGTTATAAAGCACTTTCATCACGTAAACTGTTATCTGTAGTTCTGTACGCTGCTATTCAAACAACCTCCAACAAGTCTTTTAAGGACTACATTTCCCAACATCTCTCAGCTGTCTGCTAAAGTCAGTTTATGGTGGAGGTTATGTGAATCTTATTTTGTATAAGAGGTTAAGATGGGACTGTCTTAGATAAAGGCCTTGATGTATCtgatgtatattttttaatttgctttgAACATAACTTTGGTAGCTTAAAATGAATCAATAATAACTGTCTCAAATCTCCTGAGGCCATCATTCAGCATCATGACTCGTGTTACTGACGGCATGTATGTGCTCAATTTAACAACTGgataagagaaaaaagaaagaaagacccGCCTCTTAAGTTGACAGCACCCTTCCTGGAGCACAGTTAGACGCTGCAGAGCTGCCATCGTACGCACTATGATGAAGTGTACCTTGATAACAGCTTTAATCATCTGCAGCCTCGGTAAGTACTGCCAACATATTTCTCTCAACTCCATCACAACTAAAACATATTTgcatattattatatttattaagaGGTGTTTTTATCTTCCTGTATCTCTCTTATCGTGTCTGTTTCAGGCTGGATCTCTGTCTCAGCTGCTGATTCTCAGACTGTGGAGGTCCAGTCTGGTAAAGAAGTCTCTCTCACATGCTCTAAGAAGTCTGACTCTCCAACAGTGTGGTTCAGAGTGGTCAACAGAACCAAGGCCAGCTGGATCTCCACTATGCTCGGCTCTAACAATGTTCCTTCGTACTGTGATGGATGTCAAAGTGGAAAATTTGAAATGAGTTCCGACACTCTCAAAATGAAGACAGTGGCTGTATCTGACTCTGGACTGTATTACTGTGTTGTTTACAGCAGTGGACAGACATTTTTCACCACCACACATTTAAATGTTGAAGGTAAGAGTATTATATAATCCATGTCTTTAAAAATTTTCTAATTTAATAAGTGATCTTAAAGAACCCATGTGACTAATTGATTTTCATAACGAGAGTGATACAATTTTTTCCAACTAAAATCAAGAgtaaatatttttgaaagacagtgatgatgatgatgatgatgatgatgatgatgatgatgacagaaaGTCTAAAAGTAAAATTTCTTTCATTGTGTAGATTCACTGCTGgtgattttaaaatatacaaCAGTATGCTAACTCATTCAATTTAATGGTTTCACGGTTCTCAAGTGTAAAATAGAGTCTCACTGTATCATCTTTCTTTCTTCAGAGTCTGATGATGTAACAAAGCTGATGAGTGTGATCCTGGGCGTTCTGACTGCTGTTCTCCTAACAGTCATCATTGGTCTGGTTGTTACAATCAGGAAACTTCAGAAAGGTACTTTCTAATAGTTCCTGTTTCtatattgtttcattttttattctacATTTCTAATGTTGTGTGAATTAGAGCTTTGATCCTCTGCCCAAACCTGATTGGACCAGACCCTGCTGGGCTCAGAACAGGCTGTAATTTCTGATCATTCTCTCGGCTTGAGTCAGATCAGGTTCTCTAAAGTGAATTTCCTGCTGTTAGAGCTTTCTATTTATGTATGAATTAACAAACAGTTAATAAGTTTCACTCTCACTGCGCCTGTTGCTGAGGATATTTAAAGAACACACTCTGTGTCACAAATGTCTGGTACAGCACTGAAAAGACTTTACTTTACAAtagcttgtaataaatgttaaacacacacacaaaacaaattacAGTGGAAACTCAGGTTTGCTGCCGTGGTTTGGGCTCAGGCCGTGCTTGAATAGAAATATGCGGGTACGTGTCAGGTCGGCCTGATTCTTTGGGCCTGATCAAAGCTCTAGTGTCGatatatattaaaatacaaaattccATGTTGCCAAAACAGAATGACAGTTAAGTTTTAGGACAATGATTGTC harbors:
- the LOC144459763 gene encoding uncharacterized protein LOC144459763 isoform X3, with translation MLLTGSDEPHDDVDRKPKKSDDVTKLMSVILGGLTAVLLTVIIGLVVTIRKLQKAASEEQNPPQHENLGSDDLKDAAVSLYLPTVRNRRPASQREVETHVIYAARR
- the LOC144459763 gene encoding uncharacterized protein LOC144459763 isoform X1 → MLGSNNVPSYCDGCQSGKFEMSSDTLKMKTVAVSDSGLYYCVVYSSGQTFFTTTHLNVEESDDVTKLMSVILGGLTAVLLTVIIGLVVTIRKLQKAASEEQNPPQHENLGSDDLKDAAVSLYLPTVRNRRPASQREVETHVIYAARR
- the LOC144459753 gene encoding uncharacterized protein LOC144459753, producing MMKCTLITALIICSLGWISVSAADSQTVEVQSGKEVSLTCSKKSDSPTVWFRVVNRTKASWISTMLGSNNVPSYCDGCQSGKFEMSSDTLKMKTVAVSDSGLYYCVVYSSGQTFFTTTHLNVEESDDVTKLMSVILGVLTAVLLTVIIGLVVTIRKLQKAASEEQNPPQRENLGSDDLKDAAVSLYLPTVRNRRPASQREVETHVIYAARR